In one window of Protaetiibacter larvae DNA:
- the trpD gene encoding anthranilate phosphoribosyltransferase — protein MPTELTWPAVLTELLAGGDLSISEAEWAMKQVMTGDATDAQLGAFLVALRAKGETVDEIVGFRDAILAHAQPLEVDPMALDIVGTGGDRFGTVNVSTMSSVIAAAAGAKVVKHGNRAASSSSGSSDVLAALGVDLAIEPARVAEVFEQVGITFVFASLFHPGFKNAGPTRAQLGIPTVFNFLGPLCNPARPEASAVGVASLDKVPLVVGVFQTRGATALVFRGDDGLDELSTTGHSHVWEVSRGSVTEHDLDPADLGLPRASIDELRGGDAVHNAGIVHRVFAGDRGPVRDIVLLNAAAGLVSWELAQDHTRAEEDIRDRFRDKIAVAASVIDSGAAAAKLDAWVAATRA, from the coding sequence ATGCCCACCGAACTGACCTGGCCCGCCGTGCTCACCGAACTGCTGGCGGGCGGGGATCTGTCGATCTCCGAGGCCGAATGGGCCATGAAGCAGGTCATGACGGGGGATGCCACCGATGCCCAGCTGGGGGCTTTCCTCGTGGCGTTGCGGGCCAAGGGCGAGACGGTCGACGAGATCGTCGGCTTCCGCGACGCGATCCTCGCCCACGCGCAGCCGCTCGAGGTCGACCCGATGGCGCTCGACATCGTGGGAACGGGGGGCGACCGCTTCGGCACCGTCAACGTGTCGACCATGTCGTCGGTGATCGCCGCGGCGGCGGGCGCGAAGGTCGTGAAGCACGGCAATCGCGCCGCGAGCTCGTCGTCGGGCTCCTCGGATGTGCTCGCCGCGCTCGGGGTGGACCTCGCGATCGAGCCCGCGCGCGTGGCGGAGGTGTTCGAGCAGGTGGGGATCACCTTCGTGTTCGCCTCGCTGTTCCATCCGGGCTTCAAGAACGCGGGGCCGACGCGCGCGCAGCTCGGCATCCCGACGGTGTTCAACTTCCTGGGGCCGCTGTGCAACCCGGCGCGACCCGAGGCGTCGGCGGTCGGGGTCGCGAGCCTCGACAAGGTGCCGCTCGTGGTCGGCGTGTTCCAGACCCGCGGGGCGACCGCCCTCGTCTTCCGTGGCGACGACGGGCTCGACGAGCTCTCCACGACCGGGCACAGCCACGTCTGGGAGGTGTCCCGCGGCTCGGTCACCGAGCACGACCTCGATCCGGCGGATCTCGGCCTGCCGCGGGCGAGCATCGACGAGCTGCGCGGGGGCGACGCCGTCCACAACGCCGGCATCGTGCACCGGGTCTTCGCGGGCGATCGCGGCCCGGTGCGCGACATCGTGCTGCTCAATGCGGCGGCGGGGCTCGTCTCGTGGGAGCTCGCACAGGATCACACGCGTGCCGAGGAGGACATCCGCGACCGGTTCCGCGACAAGATCGCGGTCGCCGCATCGGTGATCGACTCGGGGGCCGCCGCCGCGAAGCTCGACGCCTGGGTGGCCGCGACGCGGGCCTGA
- a CDS encoding HesB/IscA family protein, with the protein MTDTLETTHGVTLTDTAAFKVRSLLEQEGRDDLRLRVAVQPGGCSGLIYQLYFDERLLDGDATRDFDGVEVVVDRTSVPYLDGASIDFEDTIQKQGFTIDNPNAQGSCACGDSFH; encoded by the coding sequence ATGACCGACACCCTCGAGACCACGCACGGGGTCACCCTGACCGACACCGCCGCCTTCAAGGTGCGCTCCCTGCTCGAGCAGGAGGGCCGTGACGACCTGCGGCTGCGCGTCGCCGTGCAGCCGGGCGGCTGCTCGGGCCTCATCTACCAGCTCTACTTCGACGAGCGCCTGCTCGACGGCGACGCCACGCGCGACTTCGACGGGGTCGAGGTCGTCGTCGACCGCACGAGCGTGCCCTACCTCGACGGCGCCTCGATCGACTTCGAGGACACCATCCAGAAGCAGGGCTTCACGATCGACAACCCCAACGCGCAGGGCAGCTGCGCATGCGGCGACAGCTTCCACTGA
- a CDS encoding ubiquinol-cytochrome c reductase iron-sulfur subunit: MAETDGAGPGTAVETHAPAPVSSGVAVISPDAVENPGFPPYRARVSELDPAKERQNERRVFWLFLASAVGSVFAVVAYIVFPIHEGDLGSVRLNNLFLGLGFALGLLGIGFGVVHWSKSLMDGHDMVENRHETRGKPETIARASEIFTLGNQESGFTRRKLIRNGLLGALVLAPLSAIVIFRDFAPAEDPVKLLKHTLWEEGVRLARDPNGIPIKASDVTLGSVFHVIPANLHESEHPLEEKAKAAVLLMRLRPEDLQVSEGREDWNFRGIVAYSKICTHVGCPVALYEQQTHHLLCPCHQSQFDITREAAVIFGPAKRPLPQLPITVDEEGYLVARSDFQEPVGPSFWERAL, from the coding sequence ATGGCTGAGACGGACGGCGCCGGACCCGGCACCGCAGTCGAGACGCACGCACCGGCGCCGGTGTCATCCGGTGTCGCGGTGATCTCGCCCGACGCCGTCGAGAACCCCGGCTTCCCGCCGTACCGGGCGCGCGTCTCCGAGCTCGACCCCGCCAAGGAGCGTCAGAACGAGCGCCGCGTCTTCTGGCTCTTCCTCGCCTCCGCCGTCGGCAGCGTCTTCGCGGTCGTCGCCTACATCGTCTTCCCCATCCACGAGGGCGACCTCGGTTCGGTGCGCCTCAACAACCTCTTCCTGGGTCTCGGCTTCGCGCTGGGGCTGCTCGGCATCGGTTTCGGGGTCGTGCACTGGTCGAAGTCGCTCATGGACGGCCATGACATGGTCGAGAACCGCCACGAGACCCGCGGCAAGCCGGAGACCATCGCGCGCGCCTCCGAGATCTTCACCCTCGGCAACCAGGAGTCCGGCTTCACGCGCCGCAAGCTCATCCGCAACGGGCTGCTCGGCGCCCTCGTGCTCGCGCCGCTCTCGGCGATCGTGATCTTCCGCGACTTCGCCCCCGCAGAAGACCCGGTCAAGCTGCTCAAGCACACCCTGTGGGAGGAGGGCGTGCGTCTCGCGCGCGACCCCAACGGCATCCCGATCAAGGCGTCGGATGTGACGCTCGGCTCGGTCTTCCACGTCATCCCCGCGAACCTGCACGAGTCGGAGCACCCGCTCGAGGAGAAGGCCAAGGCGGCCGTGCTGCTCATGCGGCTGCGCCCGGAGGACCTGCAGGTCTCGGAGGGACGCGAGGACTGGAACTTCCGCGGCATCGTCGCGTACTCGAAGATCTGCACCCACGTGGGATGCCCGGTCGCGCTCTACGAGCAGCAGACCCACCACCTGCTCTGCCCCTGCCACCAGTCGCAGTTCGACATCACGCGTGAGGCCGCCGTCATCTTCGGCCCGGCCAAGCGTCCGCTGCCGCAGCTGCCCATCACCGTCGACGAAGAGGGCTACCTGGTCGCGCGCAGCGACTTCCAGGAGCCTGTCGGCCCGAGCTTCTGGGAGCGTGCGCTGTGA
- a CDS encoding c-type cytochrome, whose amino-acid sequence MATSASTPRNRRAGRRSPLASAALLLIGLLATGGAYAAITASSSADAASQTQVAQLAEDGQKLFAANCASCHGLQAQGTEDAPSLIGVGAAAVDFQVGTGRMPMAADGPQAEEKPVQFTEAQIAALATWVASLGPGPSIPEEQYLKGDDLPAGAELFRINCAMCHNVAGAGGALTQGKFAPSLMGVTPKHIYEAMITGPQNMPVFNDRNITPEDKANIISYLKFIENNPSPGGLDLGNLGPVSEGLFVWIFALGAIVGVTIWLTAKSN is encoded by the coding sequence ATGGCGACTTCCGCTTCCACACCCCGCAACCGCCGTGCCGGCCGGCGCTCGCCGTTGGCCTCTGCGGCCCTCCTGCTGATCGGCCTCCTCGCCACCGGTGGCGCGTACGCCGCCATCACGGCATCCAGCAGCGCCGACGCCGCGAGCCAGACCCAGGTCGCCCAACTCGCCGAGGACGGCCAGAAGCTGTTCGCCGCCAACTGCGCCAGCTGCCACGGCCTGCAGGCCCAGGGCACCGAGGACGCCCCCAGCCTCATCGGCGTGGGTGCCGCGGCCGTCGACTTCCAGGTCGGAACCGGCCGCATGCCGATGGCCGCCGACGGCCCCCAGGCCGAAGAGAAGCCCGTCCAGTTCACCGAGGCGCAGATCGCCGCCCTCGCCACCTGGGTGGCCTCGCTCGGCCCCGGTCCCTCGATCCCCGAAGAGCAGTATCTGAAGGGCGACGACCTCCCCGCCGGTGCCGAGCTGTTCCGCATCAACTGCGCCATGTGCCACAACGTGGCCGGCGCGGGCGGCGCCCTCACGCAGGGCAAGTTCGCCCCCTCGCTCATGGGCGTCACCCCCAAGCACATCTACGAGGCCATGATCACCGGCCCGCAGAACATGCCCGTCTTCAACGACCGCAACATCACGCCCGAAGACAAGGCGAACATCATCAGCTACCTCAAGTTCATCGAGAACAACCCGTCGCCCGGTGGCCTCGACCTCGGCAACCTCGGACCGGTCTCGGAGGGTCTGTTCGTCTGGATCTTCGCGCTCGGCGCGATCGTCGGCGTCACCATCTGGCTCACGGCGAAGTCGAACTGA
- a CDS encoding cytochrome c oxidase subunit 3 gives MGCVTTTSAISAPSTAVINRPSVVSVGTIVWLGSEVMFFAGLFAVYFTLRSTSPGLWEEQTAKLNVTYSLINTIILVLSSFTAQFGVFAAERMQPRRTGGVFAFTKWGLVEWFFLSYALGAVFVVGQIFEYGQLVSEHVGLQSDSYGSVFYFATGFHGLHVTGGLIAFLLVIGRVFSVKTFTHKEATSAIVVSYYWHFVDVVWIGLFLVIYVLR, from the coding sequence ATGGGATGCGTGACCACTACCTCCGCAATCAGCGCTCCGAGCACCGCGGTCATCAACCGGCCGAGCGTCGTCTCCGTGGGCACGATCGTGTGGCTGGGTTCCGAGGTCATGTTCTTCGCGGGCCTCTTCGCGGTCTACTTCACGCTTCGCTCCACCTCACCGGGGTTGTGGGAGGAGCAGACGGCCAAGCTCAACGTCACCTATTCGCTGATCAACACGATCATCCTCGTGCTGTCGTCGTTCACCGCCCAGTTCGGCGTGTTCGCGGCCGAGCGGATGCAGCCCCGCCGCACGGGCGGCGTCTTCGCCTTCACGAAGTGGGGCCTCGTCGAGTGGTTCTTCCTGAGCTACGCACTCGGCGCGGTGTTCGTGGTCGGGCAGATCTTCGAGTACGGGCAGCTCGTGAGCGAGCACGTCGGCCTGCAGTCCGACTCCTACGGCTCGGTGTTCTACTTCGCGACCGGCTTCCACGGCCTCCACGTCACGGGCGGTCTCATCGCCTTCCTGCTGGTCATCGGGCGGGTCTTCTCCGTCAAGACCTTCACCCACAAGGAGGCGACGAGCGCGATCGTCGTCTCGTACTACTGGCACTTCGTCGATGTCGTCTGGATCGGCCTGTTCCTCGTCATCTACGTCCTCAGATAG
- the coxB gene encoding cytochrome c oxidase subunit II — protein MVTLVLAGCTQQQLNGWLPGGAGTTNHTDRVIGLWVTSWIVLLGVGVVTWGLILWAAVVYRRRKGQSGLPIQLRYNLPIEIFYTIVPLILIIGFFAFTARDQTVIETDPGDPQVRIEAIGKRWAWDFNYLEENRHSEGVQAQPDEKGELDEDTLPALYLPVGEKVQIDLESRDVAHSFWIIDFLYKKDMIPAKSNHMYFVPLKEGVYRGKCAELCGEYHADMLFTVHVVSRAEYEAYLDTLPEGRNGLENNVNQNLPGNTGTDENED, from the coding sequence GTGGTCACCCTCGTGCTCGCCGGCTGCACCCAGCAGCAGCTCAACGGCTGGCTTCCGGGTGGTGCAGGCACCACCAACCACACCGACCGCGTGATCGGCCTGTGGGTCACCTCGTGGATCGTGCTCCTCGGCGTGGGCGTCGTCACCTGGGGCCTCATCCTCTGGGCGGCCGTCGTCTACCGCCGCCGCAAGGGGCAGAGCGGCCTCCCGATCCAGCTGCGCTACAACCTGCCGATCGAGATCTTCTACACGATCGTGCCGCTCATCCTCATCATCGGCTTCTTCGCCTTCACGGCGCGCGACCAGACGGTCATCGAGACCGATCCGGGCGACCCGCAGGTGCGCATCGAGGCGATCGGCAAGCGCTGGGCGTGGGACTTCAACTACCTCGAGGAGAACCGCCACTCCGAGGGCGTGCAGGCCCAGCCCGACGAGAAGGGCGAGCTCGACGAGGACACCCTGCCGGCGCTGTATCTGCCGGTCGGCGAGAAGGTGCAGATCGACCTCGAGTCGCGCGACGTCGCGCACTCCTTCTGGATCATCGACTTCCTCTACAAGAAGGACATGATCCCGGCGAAGTCCAACCACATGTACTTCGTTCCGCTCAAGGAGGGCGTCTACCGCGGCAAGTGCGCGGAGCTGTGCGGCGAGTACCACGCCGACATGCTCTTCACGGTGCACGTCGTCTCGCGCGCCGAGTACGAGGCGTACCTCGACACGCTCCCCGAGGGGCGCAACGGTCTCGAGAACAACGTGAACCAGAACCTTCCGGGTAACACCGGTACCGACGAGAACGAGGACTGA
- a CDS encoding GNAT family N-acetyltransferase — protein sequence MPVREVRAGDEDAVFALVAQLGHAFPPDRAAFDRTIAGYLAGEQPSVLLYVVEDDQGVRGYALTTIVPLLSTNGLSAQLQELVVASDARGHDYGTRLVQAVEAECVRRGVTQLTVASRRAGGFYDRLGFHESAEYMRRFF from the coding sequence ATGCCGGTCCGCGAGGTTCGCGCCGGTGACGAGGACGCGGTCTTCGCGCTCGTCGCCCAGCTCGGCCACGCTTTCCCTCCCGATCGGGCGGCATTCGACCGCACGATCGCCGGCTATCTCGCGGGGGAGCAGCCCTCGGTGCTGCTCTACGTCGTCGAGGACGACCAGGGGGTGCGCGGCTACGCGCTGACCACGATCGTGCCGCTGCTGTCCACCAACGGGCTCTCAGCGCAGCTGCAGGAGCTCGTCGTCGCCTCGGATGCGCGCGGACACGACTACGGCACCCGGCTCGTGCAGGCGGTCGAGGCGGAGTGCGTACGGCGCGGCGTCACCCAGCTGACGGTCGCGAGCCGCCGCGCCGGCGGCTTCTACGACAGGCTCGGGTTCCACGAGTCGGCCGAGTACATGCGCCGCTTTTTCTGA
- a CDS encoding cytochrome c oxidase subunit 4: MRTNVNLLWILGIFFWLSAAVYTGWALLDTHEVEWVGTVAMTLSGILAFFIAFYLGRVHRHQGAELPQDLADADIDDDDPEIGHFSPWSWWPFVLGLALALVFLGLAVGPWVSLIGGPLALIAIVGWNYEYYRNNFAR; the protein is encoded by the coding sequence ATGCGCACCAATGTGAACCTGCTGTGGATCCTCGGGATCTTCTTCTGGCTCTCCGCCGCGGTCTACACCGGATGGGCGCTGCTCGACACGCATGAGGTGGAGTGGGTCGGCACCGTCGCGATGACGCTCTCCGGCATCCTCGCGTTCTTCATCGCCTTCTACCTGGGCCGCGTGCACCGCCACCAGGGTGCGGAGCTTCCGCAGGACCTCGCCGACGCCGACATCGACGACGACGACCCCGAGATCGGGCACTTCAGCCCCTGGAGCTGGTGGCCGTTCGTGCTGGGTCTCGCGCTCGCGCTCGTGTTCCTCGGCCTCGCGGTCGGCCCGTGGGTGTCGCTCATCGGCGGCCCGCTCGCCCTCATCGCGATCGTCGGCTGGAACTACGAGTACTACCGGAACAACTTCGCCCGCTGA
- a CDS encoding dipeptidase: MPVTEPSAAAPATPRADEFREAVAAGLPAAIAELSGLVRIPSVAWDGFDHSQVRASAERVAELARALGVFESVEVVQLPIAGPDADVLGQPAVVATRAARGGKPTILLYAHHDVQPPGDEADWHSKPYEPTLRGDRLYGRGAADDKAGVVAHLAAIRAYQTVLGDPEIGIVLYAEGEEEFGSRSITTFLDHYREQFDADVIVVADSGNWSIDVPAITVGLRGAVAFNLRFTTLEHASHSGMFGGAVPDAMLAAIRTLDTLWNADGSVAVAGLSSREAETPAYDEAQLRAETGLLPEAQPIGHGAIIGRIWNQPAITITGIDAPSVRDASNTLVPSVRVRVSARVAPGQRAEDAYEALIGHLRAHAPYGARLEVDGLDLGQPFLVDTSGWAVADVKEVLGEAFGNPAVEMGVGGSIPFIAALAERFPNAQILVTGVEDPDSRAHSPNESVHLPSFEKAILAEALLLARLGAR, from the coding sequence ATGCCTGTGACCGAGCCGTCCGCCGCCGCCCCCGCCACCCCTCGCGCCGACGAGTTCCGGGAGGCCGTCGCCGCGGGGCTGCCCGCGGCCATCGCCGAGCTCTCCGGTCTCGTGCGCATCCCCTCGGTCGCCTGGGACGGCTTCGACCACTCCCAGGTGCGGGCGAGCGCGGAGCGGGTGGCGGAGCTCGCGCGCGCCCTCGGGGTGTTCGAGTCGGTCGAGGTCGTGCAGCTGCCGATCGCCGGGCCCGACGCGGATGTCCTCGGCCAGCCGGCGGTCGTCGCGACGCGCGCGGCCCGAGGCGGCAAGCCCACGATCCTGCTGTACGCGCACCACGACGTGCAGCCTCCCGGCGACGAGGCGGACTGGCATTCGAAGCCGTACGAGCCGACACTGCGCGGCGACCGCCTGTACGGGCGCGGCGCGGCCGACGACAAGGCCGGCGTGGTCGCGCACCTCGCGGCGATCCGCGCGTACCAGACGGTGCTCGGCGACCCTGAGATCGGCATCGTGCTCTACGCCGAAGGGGAGGAGGAGTTCGGATCGCGCTCGATCACGACCTTCCTCGACCACTATCGCGAGCAGTTCGACGCCGACGTCATCGTGGTCGCCGACTCGGGCAACTGGTCGATCGACGTGCCCGCGATCACGGTCGGATTGCGCGGGGCGGTGGCGTTCAACCTGCGGTTCACGACGCTCGAGCACGCCTCTCACTCCGGCATGTTCGGGGGAGCGGTTCCCGACGCCATGCTCGCCGCGATCCGCACCCTCGACACCTTGTGGAACGCGGACGGCTCGGTCGCCGTCGCAGGGCTGAGCTCGCGCGAGGCCGAGACGCCCGCCTACGACGAGGCCCAGCTGCGCGCGGAGACCGGCCTGCTGCCGGAGGCGCAGCCGATCGGGCACGGCGCGATCATCGGGCGCATCTGGAATCAGCCGGCCATCACGATCACCGGCATCGACGCGCCGAGCGTGCGCGACGCCTCCAATACCCTCGTCCCCAGCGTCCGCGTGCGGGTGAGCGCCCGCGTGGCGCCGGGGCAGCGCGCCGAGGACGCCTACGAAGCGCTCATCGGCCATCTGCGCGCCCACGCGCCGTACGGCGCCCGACTCGAGGTCGACGGCCTGGACCTCGGTCAGCCGTTCCTCGTCGACACGAGCGGATGGGCGGTCGCCGACGTCAAGGAGGTGCTGGGAGAGGCCTTCGGCAACCCCGCCGTCGAAATGGGGGTCGGCGGGTCGATCCCGTTCATCGCCGCACTCGCCGAGCGCTTCCCGAACGCCCAGATCCTCGTGACGGGCGTCGAGGATCCCGACTCGCGGGCGCACAGCCCCAACGAGTCGGTGCACCTGCCGAGCTTCGAGAAGGCGATCCTCGCCGAGGCGCTGCTGCTCGCGCGGCTCGGGGCCCGATGA
- a CDS encoding cytochrome b translates to MRFVNWGANYIEDRTSLSGFVKELGRKIFPDHWSFMLGEVALYSFIVILLSGTFLTFFFQASMAPVVYEGSFPTLKGVEMSAAMASTLDISFDIRGGLLMRQVHHWAALLFVASIGLHMLRVFFTGAFRKPREINWVVGFLLFVLAMAEGFTGYSLPDDLLSGNGLRIIDGMVKGIPIVGTWLSYLVFGGEFPGEAIVGRLYTLHILLLPALVLASIGVHMILLIVNKHTQFAGPGRTEGNVVGAPILPVFAAKAGGFFFIVFGVIMLVASTVTINPIWNYGPYDPSPVSAGTQPDWYIGFADGTLRLVPPGWELEIFGFTLSLNILAPIAVIGVFLVLVAFYPFIEAFITGDKREHHIADRPRNAPTRTAIGAAGVTFYAIMWAAASSDLIATHFRLSIEGVTHTLQALLILGPIIAYIVAKRISIGLQKKDREIALHGFESGRIVRLPGGEYIEVHEQLSEYERWRLVSYEDYAPLVVRPNAKGKITVGTRLRGVLSRWFFEDRIAPVTKAELESGHH, encoded by the coding sequence ATGCGCTTCGTCAACTGGGGCGCGAACTACATCGAGGACCGCACGAGCCTCTCGGGCTTCGTGAAGGAGCTCGGGCGCAAGATCTTCCCCGACCACTGGTCGTTCATGCTCGGCGAGGTCGCGCTCTACAGCTTCATCGTCATCCTGCTGTCCGGCACCTTCCTCACCTTCTTCTTCCAGGCCTCGATGGCCCCGGTCGTCTACGAAGGCTCGTTCCCGACCCTCAAGGGCGTCGAGATGTCGGCCGCGATGGCGTCGACCCTCGACATCAGCTTCGACATCCGCGGCGGCCTGCTCATGCGGCAGGTGCACCACTGGGCGGCGCTGCTGTTCGTGGCCTCGATCGGCCTGCACATGCTGCGCGTGTTCTTCACGGGCGCCTTCCGCAAGCCGCGTGAGATCAACTGGGTCGTCGGCTTCCTGCTGTTCGTGCTCGCGATGGCCGAGGGCTTCACGGGCTACTCGCTCCCCGACGACCTGCTCTCGGGCAACGGCCTCCGCATCATCGACGGCATGGTCAAGGGCATCCCGATCGTCGGCACCTGGCTGTCGTACCTCGTGTTCGGCGGCGAGTTCCCCGGCGAGGCCATCGTCGGCCGCCTCTACACGCTGCACATCCTGCTGCTGCCGGCGCTCGTGCTCGCCTCGATCGGCGTGCACATGATCCTGCTGATCGTCAACAAGCACACCCAGTTCGCCGGGCCGGGCCGCACCGAGGGCAATGTCGTCGGTGCGCCGATCCTCCCGGTCTTCGCCGCGAAGGCGGGCGGGTTCTTCTTCATCGTGTTCGGGGTGATCATGCTCGTCGCCTCGACGGTCACCATCAACCCGATCTGGAACTACGGACCCTACGACCCCTCCCCCGTGTCGGCGGGTACCCAGCCGGACTGGTACATCGGTTTCGCGGACGGCACCCTGCGCCTCGTCCCGCCGGGCTGGGAGCTCGAGATCTTCGGTTTCACGCTCTCGCTCAACATCCTGGCGCCCATCGCGGTCATCGGCGTCTTCCTCGTGCTGGTCGCCTTCTACCCGTTCATCGAGGCGTTCATCACGGGCGACAAGCGCGAGCACCACATCGCCGACCGTCCGCGCAACGCCCCGACCCGCACCGCGATCGGCGCCGCCGGCGTCACCTTCTACGCGATCATGTGGGCGGCCGCGAGCTCCGACCTCATCGCCACCCATTTCCGGCTCTCGATCGAAGGCGTCACGCACACCCTCCAGGCGCTGCTCATCCTCGGCCCGATCATCGCCTACATCGTGGCGAAGCGCATCAGCATCGGCCTGCAGAAGAAGGATCGCGAGATCGCGCTTCACGGCTTCGAGTCGGGTCGAATCGTGCGACTGCCGGGCGGCGAGTACATCGAGGTGCACGAGCAGCTCTCCGAGTACGAGCGCTGGCGTCTGGTGAGCTACGAGGACTACGCGCCGCTCGTCGTGCGCCCGAACGCCAAGGGCAAGATCACGGTCGGCACCCGCCTGCGGGGCGTGCTGTCGCGCTGGTTCTTCGAGGACCGCATCGCACCGGTCACGAAGGCCGAGCTCGAGTCCGGGCACCACTGA
- the ctaD gene encoding cytochrome c oxidase subunit I, which translates to MTTAAAPAFGRTKPTRKGNVFVKWITTTDHKTIGYLYLITSFIYFCIGGVLALVIRVELFTPGVDVVPSNEAYNQLFTMHGTIMLLMFATPLFAGFANVAMPLQIGAPDVAFPRLNAFAYWLFSFGSLIAIGGFFTPQGAAGFGWTAYAPLSSTTFSPGLGGNLWVFGLALSGFGTILGAVNFITTIITMRAPGMTMFRMPIFTWNILVTSILVLLAFPVLAGGLFALGADRVFGAHLLDPANGGTILWQHLFWFFGHPEVYIIALPFFGIISEVLPVFSRKPIFGYKTLIYATIAIAALSVTVWAHHMYVTGSVLLPWFALMTMLIAVPTGVKIFNWVGTMWRGSVTFETPMIWAIGFLVTFTFGGLTGVILASPPLDFHVSDSYFVVAHFHYVVFGTVVFAMFSGFYFWWPKWTGKMLDERLGKIHFWLLFIGFHTTFLIQHWLGVEGMPRRYAGYLAGEGFTWMNQLSTIGSAILAVSLLPFFLNVWITARKAPKVTVDDPWGNARSLEWATSCPPPRHNFTSIPRIRSESPAFDLHHPETTEQYGIGPLKDAPETPVEDLATGEVK; encoded by the coding sequence ATGACCACGGCAGCCGCACCGGCATTCGGACGCACCAAGCCCACTCGCAAGGGCAACGTCTTCGTCAAGTGGATCACCACCACCGACCACAAGACGATCGGGTACCTCTACCTCATCACCTCGTTCATCTACTTCTGCATCGGCGGCGTGCTCGCGCTCGTCATCCGCGTGGAGCTGTTCACGCCGGGCGTCGACGTGGTGCCGTCGAACGAGGCCTACAACCAGCTCTTCACGATGCACGGCACGATCATGCTGCTCATGTTCGCGACCCCGCTGTTCGCGGGTTTCGCGAACGTGGCGATGCCGTTGCAGATCGGTGCGCCGGATGTGGCGTTCCCGCGCCTCAACGCCTTCGCCTACTGGCTGTTCAGCTTCGGTTCGCTCATCGCCATCGGCGGCTTCTTCACCCCGCAGGGTGCGGCCGGCTTCGGATGGACCGCCTACGCACCGCTGTCGAGCACGACGTTCTCGCCGGGTCTCGGCGGCAACCTCTGGGTGTTCGGTCTCGCGCTGTCCGGTTTCGGCACGATCCTGGGAGCCGTGAACTTCATCACGACGATCATCACGATGCGCGCGCCCGGCATGACGATGTTCCGCATGCCGATCTTCACCTGGAACATCCTCGTGACGTCGATCCTCGTGCTCCTGGCCTTCCCGGTGCTCGCGGGCGGTCTGTTCGCGCTCGGCGCCGACCGCGTGTTCGGCGCGCACCTGCTCGATCCCGCCAACGGCGGCACCATCCTCTGGCAGCACCTGTTCTGGTTCTTCGGCCACCCCGAGGTCTACATCATCGCGCTGCCGTTCTTCGGCATCATCTCCGAGGTGCTGCCGGTGTTCAGCCGCAAGCCGATCTTCGGCTACAAGACCCTCATCTACGCGACGATCGCCATCGCGGCGCTCTCGGTCACGGTGTGGGCGCACCACATGTACGTCACCGGCTCGGTGCTGCTGCCGTGGTTCGCGCTCATGACGATGCTCATCGCGGTGCCGACGGGCGTGAAGATCTTCAACTGGGTCGGCACCATGTGGCGCGGCTCGGTCACCTTCGAGACCCCGATGATCTGGGCGATCGGCTTCCTCGTGACCTTCACCTTCGGCGGACTCACGGGCGTCATCCTGGCCTCGCCGCCGCTCGACTTCCACGTGTCGGACTCGTACTTCGTGGTCGCCCACTTCCACTACGTGGTGTTCGGAACGGTCGTCTTCGCGATGTTCTCGGGCTTCTACTTCTGGTGGCCGAAGTGGACGGGCAAGATGCTCGACGAGCGGCTCGGCAAGATCCACTTCTGGCTGCTGTTCATCGGCTTCCACACGACCTTCCTCATCCAGCACTGGCTCGGCGTCGAGGGCATGCCGCGCCGCTACGCGGGCTACCTCGCGGGCGAAGGCTTCACCTGGATGAACCAGCTGTCGACCATCGGATCCGCGATCCTCGCGGTGTCGCTGCTGCCGTTCTTCCTCAACGTCTGGATCACCGCCCGCAAGGCGCCCAAGGTGACCGTCGACGACCCGTGGGGCAACGCGCGCTCGCTCGAGTGGGCCACCTCGTGCCCGCCGCCGCGGCACAACTTCACCTCGATCCCGCGCATCCGTTCCGAGTCGCCCGCGTTCGACCTGCACCACCCCGAGACCACCGAGCAGTACGGCATCGGACCGCTCAAGGACGCGCCTGAGACGCCTGTCGAGGACCTCGCCACCGGAGAGGTGAAGTAG